A window of Chloroflexota bacterium contains these coding sequences:
- a CDS encoding DUF3459 domain-containing protein: MHNAQRNVDSIWWRDGVIYQIYPRSFADANGDGIGDLRGIIHHLDYLNDGTPNSLGIDAIWLSPIYPSPMHDFGYDVSNYHDVDPVFGTLADFDELLAQAHQRGIRIIMDLVVNHTSHEHPWFVESRSSRDSPKRDWYIWRDAVNGRPPNNWQAAFGGPAWTWDEATGQYYLHSFLPQQPDLNWRNPQVKEAVFQEIRFWLDRGVDGFRLDVANRLVKDEQLRDNPFRLGLRAYDRQYHIREENQPGTHEVWKAFRKLLDEYPQRMSVGEVYHDDPAVTASYYGDGTDELHLVFNFLFARCPWSARRFHKVIEDWERAVPPAGWPTYVLSNHDMPRHYSRYAAGADSDARAKVAAAMLITLRGTPFLYYGEEIGMREVHIPRDEILDPPGKRYWPFYRGRDGCRTPMQWDDSPNAGFSTSKPWLRVGPDYRQVNVAVESADPDSVLNFYRRLIWLRKSSPALQRGNYRALIERPTDVLAYLREGEDQVILVCLNFSPRPRVVDLSGMDLPVGAWRVVLSSERAAEGSMYRGKVGLSRYEVCVMEGE, from the coding sequence ATGCATAATGCGCAACGCAATGTTGATTCTATCTGGTGGCGTGATGGCGTCATCTATCAGATCTACCCTCGTAGTTTCGCCGATGCCAATGGGGACGGGATTGGAGATCTGCGAGGTATTATCCACCATCTCGACTACTTAAATGATGGCACACCAAACTCACTGGGTATAGACGCCATCTGGCTTTCGCCTATCTACCCCTCACCAATGCATGACTTCGGGTACGACGTGAGCAACTACCACGACGTGGACCCGGTCTTTGGCACCTTGGCCGACTTCGATGAATTACTTGCTCAGGCCCACCAGCGGGGCATCCGCATCATCATGGATTTGGTGGTCAATCATACTTCCCACGAACACCCCTGGTTTGTGGAATCTCGTTCCAGCCGCGATAGCCCTAAGCGTGACTGGTATATCTGGCGTGATGCAGTGAACGGTCGCCCACCTAACAACTGGCAGGCGGCCTTCGGTGGCCCCGCCTGGACGTGGGACGAGGCAACAGGACAGTATTACCTGCATAGTTTTTTGCCCCAGCAACCGGACCTGAATTGGCGTAATCCTCAAGTGAAAGAGGCTGTGTTCCAGGAAATCCGCTTCTGGCTCGATCGAGGTGTGGATGGCTTCCGGTTGGACGTGGCCAATCGACTGGTGAAAGACGAACAATTGCGCGATAACCCCTTTCGCCTGGGTTTGCGGGCTTACGACCGGCAGTACCACATTCGCGAGGAAAATCAACCGGGTACCCACGAGGTGTGGAAAGCCTTCCGCAAATTACTGGATGAGTATCCGCAACGGATGAGTGTGGGCGAGGTGTACCACGATGACCCAGCCGTTACCGCTTCCTATTATGGAGATGGCACAGACGAACTGCACTTAGTTTTCAACTTTCTGTTTGCACGTTGCCCTTGGAGCGCACGCCGTTTTCACAAGGTGATTGAAGATTGGGAGCGCGCTGTGCCACCTGCCGGCTGGCCAACGTATGTGCTGAGTAACCACGACATGCCGCGCCATTACAGCCGTTATGCCGCCGGTGCCGATAGCGACGCCCGGGCAAAGGTGGCAGCAGCGATGCTCATCACTCTGCGGGGGACGCCTTTCCTGTACTACGGTGAGGAGATCGGGATGCGTGAGGTACACATCCCGCGCGACGAGATCCTGGATCCACCAGGCAAGCGCTATTGGCCGTTCTATCGGGGTCGCGATGGCTGCCGGACACCGATGCAATGGGACGACAGCCCTAATGCCGGCTTCAGCACAAGCAAGCCTTGGCTACGCGTTGGGCCGGATTACAGGCAAGTGAACGTTGCGGTGGAAAGTGCCGATCCGGATTCCGTCTTGAACTTCTATCGGCGGCTGATCTGGCTGCGCAAGTCGTCCCCTGCTCTGCAGCGTGGAAACTATCGGGCACTCATCGAGCGACCAACAGATGTGCTGGCCTATCTACGGGAGGGGGAAGACCAGGTGATACTCGTGTGCCTGAATTTCTCGCCACGCCCGAGGGTGGTGGATCTGAGCGGGATGGATCTGCCAGTGGGGGCGTGGCGGGTCGTCCTATCCAGCGAGCGGGCGGCGGAAGGAAGCATGTACCGAGGGAAGGTGGGTTTGTCCAGGTACGAAGTCTGTGTGATGGAAGGAGAGTGA
- the lepB gene encoding signal peptidase I has product MRLIWDVVETVALALILFLLIRNVVQNFRIEGHSMEPNFHDGQYLVVNRLAYRFGKPARGDVIVFRYPNDPSRDFIKRVVGLPGEKVEIRMGQVFINDQPLIEPYGPAESTYSAPPIIVAQDQLYVLGDNRANSSDSHNWGPLPMSYVVGKAVLCYWPPQYWGPVRHGGT; this is encoded by the coding sequence TTGCGTTTGATCTGGGATGTGGTCGAGACTGTTGCCCTGGCCCTCATACTCTTCCTGCTGATTCGCAACGTAGTGCAAAACTTCCGCATCGAGGGCCACAGTATGGAGCCCAATTTCCATGACGGCCAATACCTGGTGGTGAACCGCCTGGCCTACCGATTTGGCAAGCCTGCTCGTGGTGACGTGATCGTTTTTCGCTACCCTAATGATCCCTCGCGGGATTTCATCAAGCGTGTAGTGGGATTGCCTGGCGAGAAGGTAGAGATCCGCATGGGCCAGGTATTTATCAATGATCAGCCACTGATCGAGCCCTACGGGCCGGCGGAGAGCACTTATAGCGCCCCGCCAATAATAGTCGCCCAAGACCAATTGTACGTCCTGGGCGACAACCGTGCCAATTCGAGTGATTCGCACAACTGGGGGCCACTGCCGATGAGTTACGTGGTTGGGAAGGCGGTGCTATGCTACTGGCCGCCACAATACTGGGGACCAGTGCGTCACGGTGGAACTTGA
- a CDS encoding tyrosine--tRNA ligase, with translation MLDDKLREELLERAVAEIIVKEELIERLNSGRQLRLKQGFDPSKPTLHIGHAVGLRKLRRFQELGHQVVLIVGDWTAQIGDPSGRDESRTMLSAEQVKQNAATYMEQFFRVVDRSRTEVRWQSEWFGKFTLSDVFNLTSRFTLGQMMQHETFRKRWEEGNPLTIMEIMYPILQAYDSVAIRADVEFGGTDQKFNILTGRELQAMLGQPPQDVYLVDLLPGTDGRKMSKSFGNSIDLDDPPDQMYGKVMSLSDEYLIPYFVMATDVPMPEIKEMEHALAAGSVNPRDLKMRLAREIVAMFYGPAAATRAEMEFVRVFQHRELPSEMPEHHIAGQGPFNIVDLLIEAQLVGSRSEARRAIAQGGVRVNGEKVENIEATFSIHDGMILQVGKRRFARLRRDANT, from the coding sequence ATGCTGGACGACAAACTACGCGAGGAATTGCTGGAGAGAGCCGTCGCAGAGATCATTGTAAAAGAGGAATTAATCGAGCGACTGAACTCTGGCCGCCAGTTACGGCTGAAACAGGGCTTTGATCCCAGCAAGCCGACGCTGCACATCGGTCATGCGGTCGGCCTGCGCAAATTGCGCCGCTTTCAGGAATTGGGGCACCAGGTGGTGCTCATCGTCGGCGATTGGACAGCACAGATCGGCGACCCCAGCGGCCGTGATGAAAGCCGCACTATGCTCAGCGCGGAGCAAGTGAAGCAAAACGCTGCTACCTATATGGAGCAGTTCTTCCGCGTGGTGGACCGATCTCGCACTGAAGTGCGTTGGCAGAGCGAGTGGTTTGGCAAATTCACCTTGTCTGACGTGTTCAATTTAACCAGCCGTTTCACGTTGGGCCAAATGATGCAACACGAAACGTTCCGCAAACGCTGGGAAGAGGGTAATCCGCTCACTATCATGGAGATCATGTATCCCATCTTACAGGCCTATGATTCTGTCGCCATCCGCGCCGACGTGGAGTTTGGCGGTACTGACCAAAAGTTCAATATCCTGACTGGCCGCGAACTCCAAGCCATGCTAGGCCAGCCACCCCAGGACGTGTATTTGGTGGATCTCTTGCCCGGCACCGATGGACGCAAGATGAGCAAATCTTTTGGCAACAGCATTGACTTAGATGACCCGCCTGACCAAATGTATGGCAAAGTGATGTCGCTCAGCGACGAGTACCTCATCCCCTATTTCGTCATGGCGACCGACGTGCCGATGCCGGAGATCAAGGAGATGGAACATGCCTTGGCGGCAGGCAGCGTGAACCCGCGGGATTTGAAAATGCGCCTGGCACGGGAGATCGTGGCTATGTTCTATGGCCCTGCGGCAGCGACAAGGGCCGAAATGGAGTTTGTGCGCGTCTTCCAACATAGGGAACTGCCCAGTGAGATGCCGGAGCATCACATCGCTGGGCAGGGGCCGTTCAATATCGTAGATCTGCTGATAGAGGCCCAATTAGTGGGCAGCAGGAGCGAAGCGCGGCGAGCCATCGCGCAAGGCGGTGTGCGCGTAAATGGCGAGAAAGTGGAGAACATCGAGGCAACTTTCTCTATCCACGACGGTATGATCCTGCAAGTCGGCAAGCGCCGCTTCGCGCGTCTGAGACGGGACGCAAACACGTAG
- a CDS encoding glycosyltransferase → MSEPFVRQPTELQSTRHRILFVIPSLGGGGAERACINILRGLDQEWFECALCLFAKEGAFLSEVPPGLRSYDLRGRVQYDLRLIPRLSRIVRHERPSVVLSFLRYANAITVLAAAFSRPRPVIVLNEQNYPSAEMPRFRWLRFRRTAIRRLYAQADVITAISEGVASDLTTTFHVPHSRIAVIPNPVDVNRIRLLAQEPVDHPWFNGDAPVIIAVGRLEAQKGYPDLIEAFSILQRDVPARLVVLGEGSQREALEELAREKRLEDKVVFWGFQSNPYRFMARADVFALSSLYEGFGNVIVEALALGLPVVATDCQSGPAEILEGGRYGMLVPVGQPDAMAEALRCILLDSALRERLRREGPARAANFDLPVIVERYHHLLSGLLEARASKCAS, encoded by the coding sequence GTGTCTGAACCCTTTGTTCGCCAACCAACCGAACTTCAAAGCACGCGTCACCGCATCCTGTTCGTGATCCCCTCGTTAGGAGGTGGGGGTGCAGAGCGAGCCTGTATCAATATCTTGAGGGGCCTGGATCAAGAGTGGTTCGAGTGTGCCCTTTGCTTGTTTGCCAAAGAGGGTGCTTTCCTATCTGAGGTGCCGCCGGGCCTTCGTTCCTATGATCTACGCGGTCGCGTTCAATACGATCTGCGTCTGATTCCCCGGTTGTCCCGGATAGTACGCCATGAGCGACCTAGTGTGGTGCTTAGTTTCCTGCGCTATGCCAATGCTATTACAGTGTTAGCAGCCGCTTTCTCCCGCCCGCGTCCGGTCATTGTACTCAACGAGCAGAATTATCCCAGTGCAGAAATGCCCCGCTTCCGCTGGTTAAGATTCAGACGGACCGCAATACGCCGCCTCTACGCACAGGCCGATGTTATCACCGCCATCTCGGAAGGTGTGGCTAGCGACCTGACGACCACATTCCATGTGCCTCACAGTAGAATCGCCGTGATACCCAACCCAGTTGACGTGAACCGCATTCGGCTGTTGGCCCAAGAACCGGTGGACCATCCATGGTTCAACGGTGATGCGCCAGTGATCATCGCCGTTGGCCGATTGGAAGCACAGAAGGGATACCCTGACCTTATCGAGGCCTTTTCCATATTGCAGCGCGATGTGCCCGCCCGACTAGTAGTCCTGGGTGAAGGGTCCCAGAGAGAAGCACTGGAAGAATTGGCGCGTGAAAAACGGCTCGAGGACAAAGTAGTTTTCTGGGGCTTCCAGTCAAATCCCTATCGTTTTATGGCTCGCGCGGATGTTTTTGCTCTTTCCTCACTTTACGAAGGTTTCGGCAACGTAATTGTAGAGGCTCTGGCTCTCGGCCTACCTGTGGTGGCTACTGACTGTCAGTCTGGTCCCGCGGAAATCCTGGAGGGAGGGCGTTATGGGATGCTTGTGCCGGTGGGCCAACCGGATGCGATGGCCGAGGCCTTACGCTGCATCTTGCTGGACTCCGCACTAAGAGAACGACTGCGACGTGAGGGTCCCGCGCGGGCAGCCAACTTTGATTTACCCGTCATTGTAGAGCGTTACCATCATTTATTATCCGGTCTCCTGGAAGCAAGGGCGTCGAAATGCGCATCCTAA